In Nostoc sp. CENA543, a single genomic region encodes these proteins:
- a CDS encoding heme NO-binding domain-containing protein produces the protein MYGLVNKAIQDMVCSRFGEDMWRTIKQKAEVDVEVFISMEGYPDDITHRLVRAASVVLNLPPSEIMQAFGEFWVQYTSQEGYGEMMDMSGDTLPEFLENLDNLHARVGVSFPKLQPPSFECSDVDEDALKLHYRSDREGLAPMVLGLVKGLGTRFDTEVEITQTQSRDNGAEHDEFLVKYRQQ, from the coding sequence ATGTATGGATTAGTGAACAAAGCGATTCAAGATATGGTGTGTAGTCGCTTTGGTGAAGATATGTGGAGAACAATTAAACAAAAAGCTGAGGTAGATGTAGAAGTTTTCATCAGTATGGAAGGCTACCCAGATGATATCACCCACAGATTAGTGAGAGCTGCTAGTGTTGTTCTCAATCTGCCACCTTCAGAGATTATGCAAGCTTTCGGGGAATTTTGGGTGCAATATACATCCCAAGAAGGCTACGGCGAGATGATGGACATGAGTGGAGATACACTCCCAGAATTCTTAGAAAACCTGGATAATCTTCATGCTCGCGTAGGAGTTAGCTTTCCCAAACTACAACCGCCATCATTTGAATGTAGTGATGTGGACGAAGATGCACTCAAGCTACACTATCGTTCTGACAGAGAAGGACTAGCTCCAATGGTTTTGGGTCTAGTCAAGGGATTAGGAACAAGGTTTGATACAGAAGTCGAGATTACCCAAACCCAAAGCCGGGACAATGGTGCTGAACATGATGAATTTTTAGTGAAATATAGACAACAATGA
- a CDS encoding phycobilisome linker polypeptide has product MARLFKITACVPSQTRIRTQRELQNTYFTKLVPYDNWFREQQRIQKMGGKIVKVELATGKQGTNTGLL; this is encoded by the coding sequence ATGGCGCGGTTATTTAAAATCACAGCTTGTGTTCCTAGCCAAACCAGAATTCGCACCCAGCGTGAACTGCAAAATACCTACTTTACTAAACTTGTTCCCTACGACAACTGGTTCCGTGAACAGCAAAGAATTCAAAAAATGGGTGGCAAAATCGTTAAAGTGGAACTCGCCACTGGTAAGCAAGGCACTAATACCGGTTTACTCTAA
- the apcB gene encoding allophycocyanin subunit beta, with amino-acid sequence MAQDAITAIINSADVQGKYLDSSALDKLKAYFSTGELRVRAATTISANAATIVKEAVAKSLLYSDITRPGGNMYTTRRYAACIRDLDYYLRYATYAMLAGDPSILDERVLNGLKETYNSLGVPIGSTVQAIQAIKEVAASLVGPDAGKELGVYLDYISSGLS; translated from the coding sequence ATGGCTCAAGACGCAATTACCGCTATCATTAACTCTGCGGACGTTCAAGGTAAGTACCTAGATAGCTCTGCTTTAGACAAACTCAAAGCTTATTTCTCCACTGGTGAACTGCGCGTTCGTGCTGCTACCACCATCAGTGCTAATGCAGCTACCATCGTTAAAGAAGCTGTAGCTAAATCCTTGTTGTACTCTGATATCACCCGTCCCGGTGGTAATATGTACACCACCCGTCGCTACGCTGCTTGTATCCGTGACTTGGATTACTACCTCCGCTACGCTACCTACGCTATGCTAGCTGGCGATCCTTCCATCCTCGACGAGCGCGTACTCAACGGTTTGAAAGAAACCTACAACTCCTTGGGTGTACCCATCGGTTCTACCGTTCAAGCTATCCAAGCTATCAAAGAAGTTGCTGCTAGCTTAGTAGGCCCCGATGCTGGTAAAGAACTCGGTGTTTACTTAGACTACATCTCCTCTGGCTTGAGCTAA
- the apcA gene encoding allophycocyanin subunit alpha, with protein MSIVTKSIVNADAEARYLSPGELDRIKAFTASGTQRLRIAQVLTDNRERLVKQAGDQLFQKRPDVVSPGGNAYGQEMTATCLRDLDYYLRLVTYGIVAGDVTPIEEIGIIGVREMYKSLGTPIDAVAGGVAALKGAAASLLSAEDAAEAGSYFDYVVGALS; from the coding sequence ATGAGTATCGTCACGAAGTCCATCGTGAATGCTGATGCAGAAGCTCGCTACCTCAGCCCTGGCGAACTAGATCGGATCAAAGCTTTCACCGCTAGTGGTACACAACGTCTCCGCATCGCTCAAGTATTGACCGACAACCGCGAGCGTTTAGTTAAACAAGCTGGCGATCAACTTTTCCAAAAGCGTCCTGATGTTGTTTCTCCTGGTGGAAACGCTTACGGTCAAGAAATGACAGCTACCTGTCTGCGCGACCTAGACTACTACCTCCGCCTCGTTACCTACGGAATCGTAGCTGGTGACGTTACCCCCATCGAAGAAATCGGTATCATCGGTGTTCGCGAGATGTACAAGTCCCTCGGAACTCCTATCGATGCAGTTGCTGGTGGTGTTGCTGCTCTCAAAGGTGCTGCTGCTAGTCTGTTGTCTGCTGAAGATGCTGCTGAAGCTGGATCTTACTTTGACTACGTAGTAGGTGCATTGTCGTAG
- a CDS encoding ATP synthase subunit I, translating to MSLSEESIAPNPTTPQDAESGFEDTEPVNTSMSEFYQLYQKLLVITLVLTGIIFISVWIFYSLNIALNYLLGACTGVFYLKMLAKDVESLGGEKKRLSKNRFALFIGLIILATQWRDLQVMPIFLGFLTYKGTLLVYMVQTAFNPDS from the coding sequence GTGAGCTTGTCAGAAGAATCAATTGCACCGAATCCGACAACACCACAAGATGCTGAATCTGGTTTTGAGGACACAGAACCAGTCAACACTTCTATGAGCGAGTTCTATCAACTCTACCAGAAGTTGTTGGTAATCACACTTGTCCTGACTGGGATAATATTCATCTCGGTGTGGATTTTTTATTCCCTCAACATTGCCCTCAATTATTTATTAGGGGCGTGTACAGGTGTGTTTTACTTAAAGATGCTAGCTAAAGACGTTGAGTCGCTGGGTGGAGAGAAAAAGCGTCTGAGCAAAAATCGTTTTGCTCTATTTATTGGGTTGATTATACTAGCAACTCAATGGCGCGATCTACAAGTTATGCCCATTTTTTTGGGATTTCTCACCTACAAAGGCACACTCCTCGTCTACATGGTGCAAACTGCGTTCAATCCTGATTCTTAA
- the atpB gene encoding F0F1 ATP synthase subunit A → MQMLSVLNAFNSFPLAELEVGHHFYWQLGNLKIHGQVFLTSWFVISLLVIASLAASRNPQRIPSGIQNLMEYALEFIRDLAKNQLGEKEYRPWVPFIGTLFLFIFVSNWSGALIPWKLIKLPSGELAAPTNDINTTVALALLTSLAYFYAGFSKRGLGYFKKYIEPTPVLLPIAILEDFTKPLSLSFRLFGNILADELVVAVLVLLVPLFIPLPVMALGLFTSAIQALVFATLAGAYIHEAMEGHGDEHEEH, encoded by the coding sequence ATGCAAATGCTTAGTGTCTTAAACGCCTTTAATTCTTTTCCCCTAGCCGAATTAGAAGTGGGTCATCATTTCTACTGGCAATTGGGCAACCTCAAAATTCACGGGCAAGTGTTCCTCACCTCGTGGTTTGTGATTAGTTTGCTAGTAATAGCTTCACTAGCCGCCAGTCGCAACCCCCAAAGAATTCCCAGTGGCATCCAAAATTTGATGGAATATGCCCTAGAATTTATTCGGGACTTGGCTAAAAACCAACTGGGTGAGAAAGAATACCGCCCTTGGGTACCATTTATTGGTACATTATTCTTGTTTATCTTCGTATCGAACTGGTCAGGTGCGCTGATTCCTTGGAAGCTGATTAAGCTGCCATCTGGTGAATTAGCAGCCCCCACCAACGACATCAATACGACAGTCGCATTGGCATTGCTGACCTCTTTAGCATACTTTTATGCCGGATTCAGCAAGCGGGGTTTAGGTTACTTCAAGAAGTACATAGAGCCAACACCCGTATTATTGCCAATTGCTATTCTGGAAGATTTTACTAAGCCCCTCTCCCTAAGCTTCCGTCTTTTCGGAAACATTTTGGCGGATGAATTGGTTGTGGCGGTATTAGTGCTGTTAGTTCCTTTGTTCATTCCTCTCCCTGTAATGGCCTTGGGTTTATTCACCAGTGCTATCCAGGCGTTAGTGTTTGCTACCCTAGCCGGAGCATACATTCATGAGGCGATGGAAGGACACGGCGACGAGCATGAGGAGCATTAA
- the atpE gene encoding ATP synthase F0 subunit C: MDPLVSAASVLAAALAIGLAAIGPGIGQGNAAGQAVEGIARQPEAEGKIRGTLLLTLAFMESLTIYGLVIALVLLFANPFS; the protein is encoded by the coding sequence ATGGATCCATTAGTTTCTGCTGCTTCAGTTCTAGCTGCTGCTCTAGCAATTGGTTTGGCTGCAATCGGCCCTGGTATCGGTCAAGGTAACGCTGCTGGTCAAGCAGTAGAAGGTATTGCTCGTCAACCCGAAGCAGAAGGCAAAATTCGCGGTACTCTGCTATTAACCTTGGCGTTCATGGAATCCCTGACTATTTACGGTCTGGTTATTGCCCTTGTATTGCTGTTCGCTAACCCCTTTTCCTAA
- a CDS encoding F0F1 ATP synthase subunit B' → MFDFDATLPLMALQFLVLAALLNAIFYKPITKVLDDRDNYIRTNTLDAKERLAKAERLAQEYEQKLADARKQALAVAEAAQTDAKTITAQKIAEAQQEAQAQREKAAIEIEQQKQEAMRSLEQQVDSLSQQILGKLLGTAA, encoded by the coding sequence ATGTTTGATTTCGATGCTACCTTGCCATTAATGGCATTGCAGTTCTTGGTGTTGGCAGCATTGTTGAATGCTATATTCTATAAGCCAATTACCAAGGTACTGGACGATCGCGATAACTACATCCGCACCAATACCCTGGATGCAAAAGAACGCTTGGCGAAAGCTGAACGTTTAGCTCAAGAATACGAGCAAAAATTAGCAGATGCACGCAAGCAAGCACTAGCAGTTGCAGAAGCAGCCCAAACTGACGCTAAAACCATTACTGCCCAAAAGATTGCCGAAGCACAACAGGAAGCTCAAGCTCAAAGAGAAAAAGCTGCCATTGAAATCGAGCAACAAAAGCAAGAAGCTATGCGCTCCTTAGAGCAGCAAGTGGATAGCCTCAGCCAGCAAATTCTCGGAAAATTATTAGGGACAGCAGCTTAA
- a CDS encoding F0F1 ATP synthase subunit B gives MGIMGNFLLLAAEAHAVHSELAEGAAEGGFGLNLDILETNVINLAILIGILFYFGRKVLSNILTERKSNIATAIQDAEKRLKDAQAALSQAQEQLTQAQAEAERIRKAAEENAQATKEALLAKAAQDVERLKQTAAADLNTERERALTELRQRVAALALQKVESQLRSGIADDVQQAIIDRSIAQVGGR, from the coding sequence ATGGGTATCATGGGCAATTTCTTATTACTTGCCGCAGAAGCGCACGCTGTTCACTCTGAGTTGGCAGAAGGCGCAGCAGAAGGTGGTTTCGGTCTAAACCTAGACATCCTGGAAACCAATGTCATTAACCTGGCGATTCTGATAGGCATACTATTCTACTTTGGACGTAAAGTTTTAAGCAATATCCTGACTGAGCGCAAGTCCAACATTGCTACAGCAATTCAGGATGCCGAAAAACGCTTAAAAGACGCACAAGCTGCTCTTTCCCAAGCGCAAGAACAGTTGACCCAGGCTCAGGCTGAAGCAGAGCGCATCCGCAAAGCAGCCGAAGAAAATGCCCAGGCAACTAAAGAAGCCCTATTGGCCAAGGCAGCGCAAGACGTAGAACGCTTGAAACAAACAGCAGCAGCTGATTTAAACACCGAAAGAGAGCGGGCGTTGACCGAACTGCGGCAGCGAGTAGCCGCCCTGGCATTACAAAAAGTCGAGTCACAACTGCGGTCGGGAATTGCTGACGATGTACAGCAAGCCATCATTGACCGTAGCATCGCTCAGGTGGGAGGACGGTAA
- the atpH gene encoding ATP synthase F1 subunit delta: MKSTVETAEIAQPYAQALMSLAKSKNLTEEFGNDARTLIDLVQNSQQLKNFIDNPFIKPDTKKGVISQILGEQANPYLRNFLLLLVDKRRIFFLEEILQQYLALLRQLNQTVLAEVTSAVPLSPEQQQAIEQKIIALTKARQVELVTKVDSDLIGGVIIKVGSQVIDSSLRGQLRRLSLRLTNG, translated from the coding sequence ATGAAAAGTACTGTAGAAACAGCTGAAATAGCCCAGCCTTATGCACAGGCTTTAATGTCACTAGCAAAATCCAAAAATCTCACCGAAGAGTTTGGTAACGATGCTCGTACCTTAATTGACCTGGTGCAGAATTCTCAACAGCTAAAAAATTTCATAGATAACCCCTTTATTAAACCAGATACAAAAAAAGGGGTTATCTCGCAAATTTTGGGCGAGCAAGCTAACCCTTACTTACGCAACTTTTTGTTACTGTTAGTAGACAAACGACGCATTTTCTTCTTGGAAGAAATTCTACAGCAGTATTTAGCACTGTTGCGGCAGTTGAATCAAACCGTGTTAGCGGAAGTCACCTCTGCTGTTCCCCTATCACCAGAACAGCAACAGGCAATTGAGCAGAAAATTATCGCACTTACTAAAGCTCGTCAAGTAGAACTGGTAACTAAAGTTGACAGCGATTTAATTGGTGGTGTGATCATCAAAGTCGGCTCACAAGTAATTGATTCCAGCTTACGGGGTCAACTCCGTCGCCTGTCTTTACGCTTAACGAATGGCTAG
- the atpA gene encoding F0F1 ATP synthase subunit alpha, translating to MSISIRPDEISSIIQQQIEQYDQEVKVANVGTVLQVGDGIARIYGLEKAMAGELLEFEDGTVGIAQNLEEDNVGAVLMGEGREIQEGSSVTATGRIAQIGVGESLIGRVVDALGRPIDGKGDIKSSESRLIESPAPGIIARRSVHEPMQTGITAIDSMIPIGRGQRELIIGDRQTGKTAIAIDTIINQKGEDVVCVYVAVGQKASTVANVVQTLQEKGAMDYTVVVAANASDPATLQFLAPYTGATIAEYFMYKGKATLVVYDDLSKQAQAYRQMSLLLRRPPGREAYPGDVFYIHSRLLERAAKLSDELGKGSMTALPIIETQAGDVSAYIPTNVISITDGQIFLSSDLFNAGVRPAVNPGISVSRVGSAAQTKAMKKVAGKIKLELAQFDDLQAFAQFASDLDKATQDQLARGQRLRELLKQPQNEPLSVAEQVAILYAGINGYLDDIAVDKVTTFTKGFRDYLKSGANPYYAAVQGSKVLGDDEEKSLKAALDDYKKTFKAAA from the coding sequence ATGAGCATATCAATTAGACCCGACGAAATTAGTAGCATTATTCAACAGCAAATTGAGCAATACGACCAAGAAGTCAAAGTTGCTAACGTAGGTACTGTTCTGCAAGTTGGAGACGGTATTGCCCGGATTTATGGTCTAGAAAAGGCTATGGCGGGTGAATTGTTGGAATTTGAAGACGGTACTGTTGGTATCGCCCAAAACTTGGAAGAAGATAACGTGGGCGCGGTATTGATGGGTGAAGGCCGGGAAATCCAAGAAGGTAGTTCTGTCACCGCTACTGGTAGAATCGCTCAAATCGGTGTAGGCGAATCCTTGATTGGTCGCGTTGTTGACGCTTTGGGTCGTCCTATCGATGGTAAAGGTGATATCAAATCCAGTGAAAGCCGTTTGATTGAATCTCCTGCACCTGGTATTATTGCGCGTCGTTCCGTACACGAACCGATGCAAACCGGTATTACCGCTATTGACTCCATGATTCCCATCGGTCGTGGACAACGGGAATTGATCATTGGCGACCGTCAAACAGGTAAAACTGCGATCGCCATTGACACTATCATTAACCAAAAAGGCGAAGATGTAGTTTGTGTTTACGTCGCCGTTGGTCAAAAAGCTTCCACCGTTGCGAACGTAGTCCAAACCCTGCAAGAAAAAGGCGCGATGGACTACACCGTAGTAGTTGCTGCTAACGCCAGTGACCCTGCTACCCTGCAATTCCTCGCACCCTACACCGGCGCGACCATTGCTGAATACTTCATGTACAAAGGCAAAGCTACCCTGGTAGTTTACGACGACTTGTCCAAGCAAGCACAAGCTTATCGCCAAATGTCCTTGCTGCTGCGTCGTCCACCCGGACGGGAAGCTTACCCCGGAGACGTATTCTACATTCACTCCCGCTTGTTGGAACGCGCTGCTAAACTCAGCGACGAATTGGGTAAAGGTAGCATGACCGCACTACCCATCATCGAAACCCAAGCTGGTGACGTTTCTGCTTACATTCCTACCAACGTAATTTCGATTACCGACGGTCAGATTTTCTTATCTTCTGACTTGTTCAACGCTGGTGTTCGTCCGGCTGTAAACCCTGGTATCTCCGTATCCCGTGTAGGTTCTGCGGCGCAAACCAAAGCGATGAAGAAAGTTGCTGGTAAGATTAAGCTCGAACTAGCACAGTTCGACGACCTGCAAGCTTTCGCACAATTCGCTTCCGACTTAGATAAAGCTACCCAAGACCAATTAGCTAGAGGTCAACGCTTACGGGAACTGCTCAAACAGCCCCAAAACGAGCCTTTGTCCGTAGCTGAACAAGTGGCTATTCTCTACGCTGGTATCAACGGTTACTTGGATGATATCGCCGTTGACAAAGTTACCACCTTCACCAAGGGCTTCAGAGATTACTTGAAATCTGGTGCTAACCCTTACTACGCCGCAGTACAAGGCAGCAAAGTGCTAGGTGATGACGAAGAAAAATCCTTGAAAGCTGCTTTAGACGATTACAAAAAGACCTTCAAAGCAGCAGCGTAG
- a CDS encoding F0F1 ATP synthase subunit gamma gives MPNLKSIRDRIQSVKNTKKITEAMRLVAAARVRRAQEQVLATRPFADRLAQVLYGLQTRLRFEEANLPLLRKREVKSVGLLVISGDRGLCGGYNSNVIRRAENRTKELKAEGIDYTFVIVGRKAAQYFQRRDQPIDATYSGLEQIPTAEEATKIADELLSLFLSEKVDRIELIYTRFVSLVSSRPVVQTLLPLDPQGLEAADDEIFRLTTRGGQFEVERQKVTSEARPLPRDMIFEQDPVQILDSLLPLYLGNQLLRALQESAASELAARMTAMSNASDNAGELIKSLSLSYNKARQAAITQELLEVVGGAEALG, from the coding sequence ATGCCTAACCTAAAATCAATACGCGATCGCATTCAGTCGGTCAAGAACACCAAAAAAATTACAGAAGCGATGCGCCTAGTAGCGGCGGCGCGGGTGCGGAGAGCGCAAGAACAAGTGCTAGCAACTCGCCCCTTCGCTGACAGATTAGCGCAGGTGCTCTACGGTCTGCAAACACGTTTGCGCTTTGAAGAAGCCAACCTCCCACTCCTGAGAAAACGGGAAGTGAAATCAGTAGGGTTGTTGGTAATTTCAGGCGATCGCGGTTTGTGTGGCGGTTACAATAGTAACGTCATCCGTCGTGCTGAAAACCGTACAAAGGAACTGAAAGCAGAAGGTATTGACTACACCTTCGTCATCGTGGGACGGAAAGCTGCTCAATACTTCCAACGCCGCGACCAACCAATTGACGCTACTTACAGTGGTTTAGAACAAATCCCCACTGCTGAGGAAGCCACTAAGATTGCTGACGAGTTGCTGTCTTTGTTCCTTTCTGAGAAAGTAGACCGCATCGAGTTAATTTATACTCGCTTCGTCTCCTTAGTAAGTTCTCGTCCCGTAGTGCAAACTTTGCTACCTCTTGACCCCCAAGGTTTAGAAGCAGCCGACGACGAAATCTTCCGCTTAACAACTCGTGGTGGTCAGTTTGAAGTGGAACGGCAAAAAGTGACTAGCGAAGCACGTCCTTTACCCCGCGACATGATTTTCGAGCAAGACCCAGTACAAATTCTGGATTCCTTGCTACCTCTATATTTGGGCAACCAACTATTACGCGCATTGCAAGAATCTGCCGCTAGTGAACTAGCCGCGCGGATGACAGCGATGAGCAACGCCAGTGATAACGCTGGTGAATTGATTAAAAGCCTTTCCTTGTCTTACAACAAAGCCCGCCAAGCTGCAATTACTCAAGAGCTGCTTGAGGTTGTTGGTGGTGCAGAAGCACTCGGTTAG
- a CDS encoding type II toxin-antitoxin system ParD family antitoxin: MNVSLTPELEKWVQSKVESGMYTSASEVIREGLRLLKEQDALKEIRLAELRREIQQGINSGESTPLNMDDVIGRANTFKQP, from the coding sequence ATGAACGTTTCTTTAACCCCCGAATTGGAAAAGTGGGTGCAATCGAAAGTTGAAAGCGGGATGTATACTTCTGCAAGTGAAGTTATCCGTGAAGGTTTACGACTCCTCAAAGAACAAGATGCTTTAAAAGAAATACGTTTAGCAGAATTGCGCCGTGAGATTCAGCAGGGAATTAATAGTGGCGAATCTACACCCCTCAACATGGATGATGTTATAGGCAGAGCTAACACGTTTAAGCAACCATAG
- a CDS encoding type II toxin-antitoxin system ParD family antitoxin, which translates to MQLKAEYEQFIQTRIATGRYENAEDVITKALKLLEEWEKGYQEWEKETEKKLAAGLAAIERGEIEDAGVVMARLEDKLRQARETQR; encoded by the coding sequence ATCCAACTAAAAGCGGAATATGAACAATTTATACAAACCAGGATTGCTACAGGTAGATATGAAAATGCTGAAGATGTGATTACCAAAGCATTGAAATTGCTGGAGGAATGGGAGAAAGGTTATCAAGAATGGGAAAAAGAAACTGAGAAAAAACTAGCTGCTGGGCTTGCTGCTATCGAACGTGGAGAAATTGAGGATGCTGGAGTAGTGATGGCGCGACTAGAAGATAAATTACGCCAAGCCCGTGAAACTCAAAGATAA